The proteins below come from a single Asanoa ferruginea genomic window:
- a CDS encoding GNAT family N-acetyltransferase → MLRGEKVLLRARHDDDVAMLHADLHDDVAMRSRSDGRAWRPIPAGSSPFAPAPPSDDAAVFTVVRLADDAVAGEALLWGIDLHNRQAHVGISLRPAMRGSGLGTDTVRVLCRYGFGIRGLHRLRLETLADNTAMVTAAERVGFRREGTLRSNAWVDGEFLDEAIFGLLAGEFVQLPGD, encoded by the coding sequence ATGCTGCGAGGCGAGAAGGTGCTCCTGCGGGCCCGGCACGACGACGACGTGGCGATGCTGCACGCCGATCTGCACGACGACGTCGCGATGCGGTCCCGGTCCGACGGCCGGGCCTGGCGGCCGATCCCGGCGGGGTCGTCACCGTTCGCGCCGGCCCCACCCAGCGACGACGCGGCCGTCTTCACCGTCGTGCGGCTGGCCGACGACGCGGTCGCCGGCGAGGCCCTGCTCTGGGGCATCGACCTGCACAACCGGCAGGCCCACGTGGGCATCTCGCTGCGCCCCGCGATGCGCGGCAGCGGCCTGGGCACCGACACGGTCCGGGTGCTGTGCCGCTATGGCTTCGGGATCCGCGGCCTGCACCGGTTGCGGCTCGAGACGCTGGCCGACAACACCGCGATGGTCACCGCAGCCGAACGGGTCGGCTTCCGTCGCGAAGGGACACTGCGGAGCAACGCCTGGGTCGACGGCGAGTTCCTCGACGAGGCGATCTTCGGCCTACTCGCGGGCGAGTTTGTCCAACTCCCGGGGGATTAA
- a CDS encoding glutamate decarboxylase has product MALHDGKSPDARPTHRAGNIVATSANPDLGREITLPRDALGPDPVPAAVAYQLIHDELTLDGNASLNLATFVTTWMEPQAGVLMAECADKNMIDKDEYPLTAEIERRCVAILADLWHAPDPAATIGCSTTGSSEACMLAGMALKRRWAKGAMGGRPNLVMGGNVQVCWEKFCNYWEVEPRLVPMEGDRFHLTAAEAVARCDENTIGVVAVLGSTFDGSYEPVAEIAAALDDLHRDKGWDIPIHVDGASGGMIAPFLDPDLIWDFRLDRVASINTSGHKYGLVYPGVGWVLWRERRLLPEELIFEVNYLGGSMPTFALNFSRPGAEVIGQYYMFLRLGRDGFRAVQQASRDVATYLAGKIEGTGQFQLVSRGDQLPVFAFTTAPHVTAYNVFDVSRALREAGWLVPAYTFPKDRTDLAVLRVVVRNGFSHDMADLLLGDLARALPELERQPGPRRSAAETSSFHH; this is encoded by the coding sequence ATGGCGTTGCACGACGGCAAGTCGCCCGACGCCCGGCCGACCCATCGGGCCGGCAACATCGTCGCGACGTCGGCCAACCCGGACCTCGGCCGGGAGATCACGTTGCCGAGGGACGCGCTCGGCCCGGACCCGGTGCCGGCCGCGGTCGCCTACCAACTCATCCACGACGAGTTGACGCTCGACGGCAACGCCTCGCTCAACCTGGCCACCTTCGTGACCACCTGGATGGAACCGCAGGCGGGCGTGCTGATGGCCGAGTGCGCCGACAAGAACATGATCGACAAAGACGAATACCCGCTGACCGCCGAGATCGAGCGGCGCTGCGTGGCGATCCTGGCCGACCTCTGGCACGCGCCCGACCCGGCGGCCACCATCGGCTGCTCGACCACCGGGTCCAGCGAGGCCTGCATGCTCGCCGGCATGGCGCTCAAGCGGCGCTGGGCCAAGGGCGCCATGGGTGGGCGGCCCAACCTGGTGATGGGCGGCAACGTCCAGGTGTGCTGGGAGAAGTTCTGCAACTACTGGGAGGTCGAGCCGCGCCTGGTGCCGATGGAGGGCGACCGGTTCCACCTCACCGCGGCCGAGGCCGTCGCCCGCTGCGACGAGAACACCATCGGCGTGGTCGCGGTGCTGGGGTCCACCTTCGACGGTTCCTACGAGCCGGTCGCGGAGATCGCCGCCGCCCTCGACGACCTGCACCGCGACAAGGGCTGGGACATCCCGATCCACGTCGACGGCGCGTCCGGCGGGATGATCGCGCCGTTTCTCGACCCCGACCTGATCTGGGACTTCCGGCTCGACCGGGTCGCCTCGATCAACACCAGCGGGCACAAGTACGGCCTGGTCTACCCCGGCGTGGGCTGGGTGCTCTGGCGCGAGCGGCGGCTGCTGCCCGAGGAGCTGATCTTCGAGGTCAACTACCTCGGCGGCAGCATGCCGACCTTCGCGCTCAACTTCTCCCGGCCGGGTGCCGAGGTGATCGGGCAGTACTACATGTTCCTGCGGCTCGGCCGGGACGGCTTCCGGGCGGTGCAGCAGGCGTCCCGCGACGTCGCGACCTACCTGGCCGGGAAGATCGAGGGCACCGGGCAGTTCCAGCTGGTCAGTCGCGGCGACCAGCTACCGGTGTTCGCGTTCACCACGGCGCCGCACGTCACGGCGTACAACGTGTTCGATGTGTCCCGGGCCTTGCGCGAGGCCGGCTGGCTGGTGCCGGCCTACACGTTCCCGAAGGACCGCACCGACCTGGCCGTGCTGCGCGTCGTCGTGCGCAACGGGTTCTCGCACGACATGGCCGACCTGCTGCTCGGCGACCTCGCTCGGGCGCTACCGGAGTTGGAGCGGCAGCCCGGGCCGCGCCGGTCGGCCGCCGAGACGTCGTCGTTCCACCACTGA
- a CDS encoding phosphotransferase enzyme family protein, with protein MRPDEDRLTGNVTAGLVRIGDTVRRPVGPHTDAVDALLAHLHDVGFTGAPRPLGRDEKGRQVLEFVPGEMTMDIDPRDLPDLGRLLRDLHAATASFTPPPDAGWHSEIPPVGVPGSPVGEVICHHDAAPWNLVRAERGWVLIDWDNAGPGSRAWELAYAALSCCGMRPEQPVPESAARLRAFVDGYGLEPGLRPALAGLLGVNAGAMYDLLATAARDGRQPWARIFTEDGAFWRGVADYLDENRAEWASALG; from the coding sequence GTGCGACCCGACGAAGACCGGCTGACCGGCAACGTCACCGCGGGCCTGGTGCGGATCGGCGACACCGTCCGCCGCCCGGTCGGCCCGCACACCGACGCCGTCGATGCCCTGCTCGCCCACCTGCACGACGTCGGCTTCACCGGTGCGCCGCGCCCGCTGGGCCGCGACGAGAAGGGGCGGCAGGTGCTGGAGTTCGTACCCGGTGAAATGACCATGGACATCGACCCGCGCGACCTGCCGGACCTCGGGCGGTTGCTGCGCGACCTGCACGCGGCGACGGCCTCGTTCACGCCGCCGCCGGACGCCGGCTGGCACAGCGAGATCCCGCCGGTCGGCGTGCCGGGCTCGCCGGTCGGCGAAGTGATCTGCCACCACGACGCCGCACCCTGGAACCTGGTGCGGGCCGAGCGCGGCTGGGTGCTGATCGACTGGGACAACGCGGGGCCGGGGTCGCGGGCCTGGGAACTCGCGTACGCCGCGCTGAGCTGCTGCGGGATGCGCCCCGAGCAGCCGGTGCCGGAGTCGGCGGCCCGGCTGCGCGCGTTCGTCGACGGCTACGGCCTCGAACCCGGCCTGCGGCCGGCGCTGGCCGGCCTGCTCGGGGTCAACGCGGGCGCGATGTATGACCTGCTGGCCACCGCCGCCCGCGACGGACGCCAACCGTGGGCCCGGATCTTCACCGAGGACGGTGCGTTCTGGCGCGGCGTCGCCGACTATCTCGACGAAAACCGCGCCGAGTGGGCGTCAGCCCTGGGATAG